A window of Staphylococcus lloydii genomic DNA:
AATGGCATTCAGAAAAGAATTCCATAAAGATGTTGTGATTGATTTAGTTGGTTATCGTCGTTATGGTCATAACGAAATGGATGAACCTTCAATTACCAATCCAATACAGTATCAAGAAATTCGCAAGCACGATTCAGTAGATGTATTGTACGGAAAACAACTAGTTGAAGAACAAATTTTATCTGAAGATAAAATGAATTCAATTATGGATGAAGCGCAAAAAACATTACGTTCGGCTCACGATAAAATTGATAAAAGCGATAAAATGGACAACCCTGAAATGCAACGTCCAGAAAGCTTGCAAGATCCATTAAAAGGTGACGACAAAGAATTTAGCTTTGACCATTTAAAAGAAATCAACGATGCGATGTTAAATTATCCATCAGGTTTCAATGTAATGAAAAAGTTAAATAAAGTCTTAGAAAAACGTAGAGAGCCATTCGAATCAGAAGAAGGCTTAGTAGATTGGGCGCAAGCAGAACAATTAGCTTTCGCTACAATAACACAAGATGGTAAACCAATACGATTAACTGGACAAGACAGTGAACGTGGTACATTCAGTCATCGTCATGCTGTATTACATGACCCTGAAACGGGTGACACATATACACCATTACACAATGTTCCAGATCAAAAAGCGACTTTTGAAGTGTATAATTCACCGCTATCAGAAGCAGCTGTCGTTGGATTTGAATATGGTTACAACGTACAAAACAAAGATTGTATGACGATTTGGGAAGCTCAGTATGGTGACTTTTCAAATATGGCACAAATGATTTTTGACAACTTCTTATTTAGTTCAAGAGCTAAATGGGGTGAAAGATCAGGATTAACGTTATTCTTACCTCATTCATTTGAAGGTCAAGGTCCTGAACACTCTTCAGCAAGATTAGAAAGATTTTTACAACTTGCTGGTGAAAACAATATGACTGTTGTTAACTTATCTAGTTCTAGTAACTATTTCCATTTGTTACGATTACAAGCAGCTAACTTAGGTACACAATCTATGAGACCACTTGTAGTAATGTCACCTAAAAGCTTATTACGTAACAAAACTGTAGCTGACCCAATTTCAAAATTCACTTCTGGAAAATTCGAACCAATCTTACCAGAAGAACATGATAAATCAGCTGTTAAAAAAGTTATTTTAGCATCTGGAAAAATGTTTATTGATTTGAAAGAATATTTAGCTGAAAATCCAAACGAATCCATTTTAATCGTAGCAGTAGAAAGACTATATCCTTTCCCTGCTTCAGAAATTGAAGCGTTATTAAACGATTTACCAAATCTAGAAAATGTCGCTTGGGTACAAGAAGAGCCGAAAAACCAAGGCTCATGGTCATTTGTTTATCCTTACTTGAAAGAGTTAACAATTGATAAATATGATTTAAGCTACCATGGTCGAATTCAACGTTCAGCACCAGCTGAAGGTGATGGAGAAATCCATAAACTCGTACAAAATATGATATTAGAACAAAGCACAAATAATAACTAGGGGGAAGTTAGGCATGCCAGAAGTAAAAGTTCCAGAATTAGCAGAATCAATCACAGAAGGTACCATTGCAGAATGGTTAAAACAAGTAGGAGATAGCGTAGATAAAGGTGAAGCTATCTTAGAATTAGAAACTGATAAAGTTAACGTAGAAGTTGTTTCAGAAGATGCGGGCGTACTTCAAGAAACACTTGCTAACGAAGGTGATACTGTAGAAGTAGGACAAGCAGTTGCTGTTGTAGGTGAAGGAGAACCTTCAAATAGCGGCAGTAGCGAATCACAAGGTTCTTCAGATAAAGAAGCAAGTTCATCTTCAGATAACAAAGCTGATGATTCTAAAGACCAACAAGCTGCAAGTTCAGAAACATCAGAAAGCAGCAGTAGCGACAATAGTCAACGCGTGAATGCAACACCATCTGCTAGAAAATATGCGCGTGAAAAAGGCATTGATTTAAACGATGTTGCTTCTAATTCAGGTGATGTTGTAAGAAAAGAACATGTCGACCAAAGTCAAAACAAACAAGCTTCATCAAGCAACACTGCTGATTCAAGTAAGAAAGAAGAAGCAAAAGCACCAGCAAATCAAAACCCTTCAAAACCAGTTAAAAGAGAAAAAATGTCACGTCGTAAGAAAACAGCTTCTAAGAAATTATTAGAAGTATCAAACAACACTGCAATGTTGACTACATTCAATGAAATCGACATGACCAATGTGATGAACTTACGTAAGCGTAAAAAAGATCAATTTATTAAAGATCATGACGGTACAAAACTTGGATTCATGTCATTCTTCACAAAAGCAGCAGTCGCAGCACTGAAAAAATATCCTGAAGTTAATGCTGAAATCGATGGCGATGACATGATTACGAAGGAATTCTATGATATCGGTGTAGCAGTTTCAACTGATGACGGATTACTAGTTCCATTCGTTAGAGATTGTGACAAGAAAAACTTTGCTGAAATCGAAGCAGAAATTGCTAACTTAGCAGTTAAAGCACGCGACAAAAAATTAGGATTAGATGATATGGTTAACGGTTCGTTCACGATTACTAATGGTGGTATCTTTGGTTCAATGATGTCAACACCAATTATTAACGGTAGTCAAGCAGCAATCCTAGGCATGCACTCTATCATCACACGTCCAATTGCAATTGATGCAGACACAATCGAAAATCGTCCAATGATGTACATTGCATTAAGCTATGACCACAGAATTATCGACGGTAAAGAAGCAGTTGGATTCTTAAAAACAATTAAAGACTTAATTGAAAACCCAGAAGATTTATTATTAGAATCTTAATTCACAAACAAAATAGTTTATAAATTGACAATACAACGGCGTTTAACGTCGTTGTATTTTTTTGAAGTTACATTCAGTTTATTAAAAGCCTCAAATCACCATCGGATTATTCAAAAATTTTAAATTCACACATAAAACACACATGTTTTTAAAGGTACATTTTCGTAGACTATTCAATTAAATTTATTTTGTGTTCGTTTGATATTGATAAAGCTAATAGAAGGGTTCATGAGTCGAATGATTTATAAAGATGTTATAATAATTGTAGAAAGTAACAATATTTTTAAGAGTAAACAGCAACACATGAATGACAAAATTAATAAACTTGAAATTTGTGGCGAAAATGTTTGGAAGCCTAAGTTATCCAAACAAGAAAAGGATGTCCTTTATATATATAGACAAAACGAAGTAAAAGTAATTAATGCAATTTTAAATTGTAATTCCAAACAAATTGCTGAGGTGATATAAATGACTATTTCAATTAAGGAACAAAAAAGATTACTAGAGGAAGCAAGAAAAATCATAAACATTTAAGTTTGCCTGAACGTTGGTATGAAGAAAATGAATTGAACAAAGAATTAGGTGTTTATAGTACAAAACCAAAAAGATTACCTAAGTCTCGAAAAGTGAGTAAAGAAGAACTTGATAAATTATTAGAAAAAAGTAAATAACATTATTTCTTTAATATAAAAGCAAAAATGCATTTGAGTATTCTTTATTTACCGTAACAGAAAATTTCCAACTAAATTAAAATTTGATATTAATAATCTAAAACAGTAATAGCACAAAACAAGATTACGTCGAAACGTATTCAAATATTAGAAAATAGCAGAAAATGTAAGACCAGCAAGAAAAAGGGGAATAAAGAGCAAAAACTTAGGATTAATATTAAAAAGACAGTGAGTCATTGTACTCACTGTCTTTGTTAAATTATCCAATAAAAATTAAAATAATCCCTGCAATTAATAAAATAATAGAAAGTGATTTTTTACTTTTTTGAACTAAATCACTTAAAAGTACTAAGGCGATACCAACAACTAATAATTGGTTATTAAAAGTCGTTATCCCCATAAAATCACCGATCATCATAATCACACCGTATACTAATACGCCGACTAGTAATACAGTACATACAATTGATAAAATCTTTGCGAACTTCATACTAAAACTCCTTCATAATTATAAAAGACAAAAACCAATATTTATAAACAATATTATAACTTAATTACTATCATTTCTTCTAATTATTAGATTAACCTTTGGAGATTCAATAATTGTTAGATATACCTCAATATATAATATGTTAAAAAAGGAGAACTGAAATTAATTCAGTTCTCCTATCTTTTAACTTAATCGATATAACAAAATTTATTATGAATTCGCAAATACAATAATTTCTATAATTGCTATAACTAAAAATACTACGAAAATAATGCCATAAACCTTTTTGTTAGAAGCTTTATTAGCATCATTGGTACGTTTTTGCGACTTGTTTGGAGAAGCAGTTAATAACACAATTAAAGAGTAAACGGCTATTAATACCGTTATACCGAAAAGAATCCAAAAGCCCATGCTAAAACCTCCCTAGACTTATAAAATATTCAATTATAAATACTTATACTTTATTTATAACTATATTTTAATACAATTATTCTATATAGCCAATTTGTTTATTTATATTTTTAAAAGAACTAAAATCAAAAAGACTTGACCGTATAAATCAGCGCTAAAATGCGTTATAATAAATTGAAAACAATTGTATAGAGGTGTCTTATTAATGAATGGTCTAAGAAGTGTTACTACAGGTACGAATGATTTACAGAAAACCAAAACATTATTTAGCGATATACTCGGACTTAGCGTAGAAGAAAAAAATGGCGCGTTAAGATTTGGTGATGCTGAACTCAATTCAGGAACTCGCTTACATTTTGTGGAAATTCCTAATTATCAATGTACAAATAATCATATTGATAGTATTGGTTTACGTATACCTACTGATGAAGGTATTGCAGAATATCAATCAATATTAAATAATGCAAACATCGACTATAGTGCGACGACAGATTTAAATGGACACCAATATTTTCAATTTAAAGACCACAATGGTCAACCATTTGAAATTTATTCAAATGAACATAACACAGGTACGCCACTTGGCATGCCGACTTTTGACAGTGTTGTTAATCCTTTACATCAAATTCAAGGTTTAGGCCCTGTGATTGTAAAAGTAAATGAACTTGTTTTAACTCAATCTATTTTAACAAAGGTATTCAGTTTAGAGCATTTTGCTGAGTATTTACCTTACGATGATGCGCCACAAAAGATTCAAGTTTTTAAAATTGGTGATGGTGGATTAGGTGGGGAACTGCACTTATATTCAGCAGAAGATGAAGTGAAAATGCCTGAACACGGTATAGTAGAACAAGTAGAGTTTGCAACTGAGTCTCCAGAAATATACCAAAATGCAGTGCAACAATTAGAAATTATTGGTATACCCTATCAAACACTAGATCAAGGTGAATCAAAATCTTTAAGAATATCAGAAAATAGCGGGATTACGTTTATCTTAACGCTAGAATCTATTAAATAACGAAAGGAACTTTTTTATGTTACACGAAACTTGGAAAGACAATACACCATTAAAGACTGTAGAAGTTGTTCATACGGATGCACAAAAATTTACAGTTTCAAATATGTTAACTATCGGCAAACAATACGATGTAATCAATGAAACAGAAGAATATTATCAAATCGTTGATAATTCAGGTCTTGTCGGTGGTTATTACAAAGAATATTTTAAAGAAGTATAATCTTAACACTATCAATTTATAAATTTATACAGACTAGGGCAGCATATTCATAGTATTTGCCCCAGTCTATTTTTAATTTACAAAGCTATTCAAGAAAGGAAGTCACAACATGACGAATATGCAATATATCAATGCAGACGAAAGTGTATATAACGATGCGTTATCATTACTGAAATTAAATAAAAATCTATTATTAAAAGGTCCAACTGGTTCAGGTAAAACTAAATTAGCCGAAACATTAAGCGAAACGTTGCAACAGCCCATGTACCAAGTGAATTGTTCTGT
This region includes:
- a CDS encoding 2-oxoglutarate dehydrogenase E1 component, with the translated sequence MSNERQVSEAPVNFGTNLGYVLDLYDIYLEDPSAVPEDLQVLFSTIKNGEADIVTKANADRGDAKGDSTIKRVMRLIDNIRQYGHLLADIYPVNRPERKHVPKLSIEDFNLDRETLESISAGIVSEHFKDIYDNAYEAIDRMERRYKGPIAFEYTHINNNKERVWLKRRIETPYKATLNENQKIELFKNLAHVEGFEKYLHKNFVGAKRFSIEGVDTLVPMLQQTLRLASDEGIQNIQIGMAHRGRLNVLTHVLEKPYEMMISEFMHTDPMKYLPEDGSLQLTNGWSGDVKYHLGGVKTTDSYGIEQRISLANNPSHLEIVAPVVLGKTRASQDDTEQAGSVTTDFHNAMPILIHGDAAYPGQGINFEAMNLGGLDGYSTGGSLHIITNNRIGFTTEPEDGRSTTYSSDIAKGYDVPIMHVNADNVEATIEAIEIAMAFRKEFHKDVVIDLVGYRRYGHNEMDEPSITNPIQYQEIRKHDSVDVLYGKQLVEEQILSEDKMNSIMDEAQKTLRSAHDKIDKSDKMDNPEMQRPESLQDPLKGDDKEFSFDHLKEINDAMLNYPSGFNVMKKLNKVLEKRREPFESEEGLVDWAQAEQLAFATITQDGKPIRLTGQDSERGTFSHRHAVLHDPETGDTYTPLHNVPDQKATFEVYNSPLSEAAVVGFEYGYNVQNKDCMTIWEAQYGDFSNMAQMIFDNFLFSSRAKWGERSGLTLFLPHSFEGQGPEHSSARLERFLQLAGENNMTVVNLSSSSNYFHLLRLQAANLGTQSMRPLVVMSPKSLLRNKTVADPISKFTSGKFEPILPEEHDKSAVKKVILASGKMFIDLKEYLAENPNESILIVAVERLYPFPASEIEALLNDLPNLENVAWVQEEPKNQGSWSFVYPYLKELTIDKYDLSYHGRIQRSAPAEGDGEIHKLVQNMILEQSTNNN
- a CDS encoding DUF6501 family protein; the protein is MLHETWKDNTPLKTVEVVHTDAQKFTVSNMLTIGKQYDVINETEEYYQIVDNSGLVGGYYKEYFKEV
- a CDS encoding Mid2-like cell wall stress sensor domain protein, translated to MGFWILFGITVLIAVYSLIVLLTASPNKSQKRTNDANKASNKKVYGIIFVVFLVIAIIEIIVFANS
- the sucB gene encoding dihydrolipoyllysine-residue succinyltransferase, with amino-acid sequence MPEVKVPELAESITEGTIAEWLKQVGDSVDKGEAILELETDKVNVEVVSEDAGVLQETLANEGDTVEVGQAVAVVGEGEPSNSGSSESQGSSDKEASSSSDNKADDSKDQQAASSETSESSSSDNSQRVNATPSARKYAREKGIDLNDVASNSGDVVRKEHVDQSQNKQASSSNTADSSKKEEAKAPANQNPSKPVKREKMSRRKKTASKKLLEVSNNTAMLTTFNEIDMTNVMNLRKRKKDQFIKDHDGTKLGFMSFFTKAAVAALKKYPEVNAEIDGDDMITKEFYDIGVAVSTDDGLLVPFVRDCDKKNFAEIEAEIANLAVKARDKKLGLDDMVNGSFTITNGGIFGSMMSTPIINGSQAAILGMHSIITRPIAIDADTIENRPMMYIALSYDHRIIDGKEAVGFLKTIKDLIENPEDLLLES
- a CDS encoding VOC family protein, which encodes MNGLRSVTTGTNDLQKTKTLFSDILGLSVEEKNGALRFGDAELNSGTRLHFVEIPNYQCTNNHIDSIGLRIPTDEGIAEYQSILNNANIDYSATTDLNGHQYFQFKDHNGQPFEIYSNEHNTGTPLGMPTFDSVVNPLHQIQGLGPVIVKVNELVLTQSILTKVFSLEHFAEYLPYDDAPQKIQVFKIGDGGLGGELHLYSAEDEVKMPEHGIVEQVEFATESPEIYQNAVQQLEIIGIPYQTLDQGESKSLRISENSGITFILTLESIK